Proteins encoded by one window of Lathyrus oleraceus cultivar Zhongwan6 chromosome 1, CAAS_Psat_ZW6_1.0, whole genome shotgun sequence:
- the LOC127095695 gene encoding uncharacterized protein LOC127095695, whose product MSWSGGDWMCNACKHINFKKRDACQNCGYPKIGGPDPETYRYNWTETLAGDWYCSGMNCGAHNYASRTSCYRCGVLKNGYSSGFGGNMEASDCNYPPGWKTGDWICTRYGCGVHNYASRTECFKCKTPKSFGNSD is encoded by the exons ATGAGCTGGTCAGGAGGAGATTGGATGTGTAATGCTTGCAAGCACATAAACTTCAAGAAGAGGGATGCATGTCAAAATTGTGGATACCCTAAGATTGGAGGTCCTGATCCAGAAACCTATAGATATAACTGGACTGAAACCTTAGCAGGTGACTGGTATTGCAGTGGTATGAACTGTGGAGCTCACAACTACGCTAGCAGAACAAGCTGTTATAGATGTGGTGTATTGAAAAATGGTTACTCTAGTGGATTTGGTGGGAACATGGAAGCTTCTGACTGCAATTATCCCCCTGGATGGAAAACTGGTGATTGGATTTGCACTAG ATATGGGTGTGGAGTGCATAATTATGCTAGCAGAACTGAATGCTTCAAGTGCAAAACACCCAAAAGTTTTG GTAATTCAGATTAA